One Synechococcus sp. MU1617 genomic region harbors:
- a CDS encoding SpoIID/LytB domain-containing protein, translated as MLLRAHAAIWLNPGTGGTLGRPSISSVRRAFVAVGLVLVAVIAPSPMALARGREPQMRVLLLENNQVSLRSDGAQPLRVQGLPGGVRRPQRLQLSLRGTRLSASVDGRSMLLAPSTLVTVQNDDPRGIWLGSRRYRGVLRISGRGGSLRVVNSLGVETYLASVVGSEMPHRWPLAALQAQAVAARTYALKQRSRGGAWDVKATVASQVYRGVESETPSTRKAVASTRSLVLVHGGRLIDAVFHSSSGGVTEASGMVWRRQYPYLVSVPDHDQHSPVHRWEQWFDPAGLRQRLPETGGLQAVEVLSRSGSGRVRQARVRGPGGSLVLSGSELRKRLGLKSTLVNFEMVTGRQRSPVERHVRRVNAAASGGSRIDRITASVARQRGGRPPLLAAPPPLLVSKTSVRRWSAGGLQLLVKGQGYGHGVGMSQWGAHGLAEQGADFRSILQHYYRGAEVIPYRPHHDPSLALKPPTEPLWRDMPISPFGTVSLSSATPFQ; from the coding sequence GTGCTCCTCAGGGCTCATGCTGCCATCTGGCTGAACCCAGGAACAGGCGGCACACTGGGACGCCCTTCGATCTCCAGCGTGCGCCGCGCCTTCGTTGCCGTCGGGCTGGTGCTCGTCGCTGTGATCGCTCCATCGCCGATGGCGCTGGCCCGCGGCCGCGAGCCGCAGATGCGCGTGTTGCTGCTGGAGAACAACCAGGTCAGCCTGCGCTCCGATGGAGCACAGCCGCTGCGGGTGCAGGGACTCCCTGGCGGCGTGCGACGGCCGCAGCGGCTGCAGCTCAGCCTCCGTGGAACCCGCCTGAGCGCCAGTGTGGATGGCCGATCGATGCTGCTGGCCCCCAGCACCCTGGTGACGGTGCAAAACGACGACCCACGGGGCATCTGGCTCGGGTCCCGTCGGTACCGCGGTGTGCTGCGCATCAGTGGCCGAGGCGGGAGTTTGCGGGTGGTCAACAGCCTGGGCGTCGAGACCTATCTGGCCAGTGTTGTCGGCAGCGAAATGCCCCACCGCTGGCCTCTGGCCGCCCTGCAGGCTCAGGCAGTGGCGGCCCGCACGTATGCCCTGAAACAACGCAGCCGCGGTGGTGCCTGGGATGTGAAGGCCACGGTGGCGAGTCAGGTATACCGCGGCGTGGAGTCGGAAACCCCGAGCACCCGGAAGGCGGTGGCCAGCACCCGTTCGCTGGTGCTCGTGCACGGTGGTCGCTTGATCGATGCTGTCTTTCACAGCAGTTCTGGTGGGGTGACCGAGGCGAGCGGGATGGTCTGGCGCCGTCAGTATCCCTATCTGGTCAGCGTCCCCGACCATGACCAGCACAGCCCGGTGCACCGCTGGGAACAATGGTTTGATCCGGCTGGGCTACGTCAGCGGCTGCCCGAAACCGGTGGGCTCCAGGCCGTTGAGGTGCTGAGTCGTTCAGGCAGCGGTCGCGTCCGCCAGGCCCGCGTGCGCGGCCCTGGCGGGTCACTGGTGCTCAGCGGCAGCGAGCTGCGCAAGCGGTTGGGTCTCAAAAGCACTCTGGTTAACTTTGAAATGGTGACGGGGAGGCAGCGCTCCCCTGTTGAGCGTCATGTGCGGCGGGTGAACGCAGCCGCCAGTGGTGGCTCCCGCATCGATCGGATCACGGCATCGGTGGCCCGCCAGAGGGGAGGACGCCCGCCCCTGTTGGCGGCCCCTCCGCCGTTGCTGGTCAGTAAGACCTCGGTGCGTCGTTGGTCCGCGGGCGGCCTTCAGCTGTTGGTGAAGGGCCAGGGCTATGGCCATGGCGTTGGCATGAGTCAGTGGGGAGCCCACGGTCTGGCGGAGCAGGGTGCCGACTTCCGCTCGATTCTTCAGCACTACTACCGCGGGGCTGAGGTCATTCCCTACCGGCCGCACCACGACCCATCGCTGGCGCTGAAGCCCCCAACGGAGCCACTCTGGAGAGACATGCCGATTTCGCCTTTTGGCACGGTTTCCCTGTCATCTGCAACGCCATTCCAGTGA
- a CDS encoding YebC/PmpR family DNA-binding transcriptional regulator, whose amino-acid sequence MAGHSKWSQIKRTKAVIDAKRGAVFTRLGREIMVAARAGADPAGNFQLRTAISKARAAGVPASNIDRAIAKGSGQAGDGAQLEEVRYEGYGPNGMAVLVEALTDNRNRTAADLRLAFSKNGGNLGENGCVAYLFEHRSEVILNAGPEDEERLLESLLELDADGYELLDGAVMVHGPFETLESLQDGLRCADWDVREWGHHWSAQTSVSVSDPDIARSCLKLLDALEGLDDVRSVSANLDLADGMELD is encoded by the coding sequence ATGGCTGGCCACAGCAAATGGTCCCAGATCAAACGCACCAAGGCCGTCATCGACGCCAAAAGAGGTGCGGTGTTCACCCGGCTGGGGCGAGAAATCATGGTGGCGGCCCGTGCCGGAGCCGATCCCGCCGGGAATTTTCAGTTGCGGACGGCCATCAGCAAAGCCCGCGCCGCTGGAGTTCCCGCTTCCAACATCGATCGCGCCATCGCCAAAGGTTCAGGACAGGCGGGTGATGGAGCTCAACTGGAGGAGGTGCGATACGAGGGCTATGGCCCCAACGGAATGGCAGTGCTGGTGGAGGCGCTCACCGACAACCGCAACCGCACCGCTGCAGATCTACGACTGGCCTTCAGCAAGAACGGGGGAAACCTTGGGGAAAACGGCTGCGTGGCCTATCTGTTTGAGCACCGCAGCGAAGTGATCCTGAACGCCGGCCCCGAGGACGAGGAACGGCTGCTGGAAAGCCTCCTGGAGCTGGACGCCGATGGCTATGAGCTCTTGGACGGGGCTGTGATGGTGCATGGTCCATTCGAGACCTTGGAGAGCCTTCAGGACGGCTTGCGCTGTGCTGACTGGGATGTGCGGGAGTGGGGCCATCACTGGTCCGCCCAGACCAGCGTTTCGGTAAGTGATCCCGACATCGCCCGCAGCTGCCTGAAACTGCTGGACGCCCTCGAAGGGCTCGACGATGTGCGCAGCGTCAGCGCCAACCTCGATCTCGCCGACGGGATGGAGCTCGACTGA
- a CDS encoding Nif11 family protein codes for MSMKQLETFMSRVQSNDSLRDEVQRCGKDNSCVVKVGAKHGHKFSPSHLSRWQKEH; via the coding sequence ATGTCCATGAAACAGCTGGAGACGTTCATGTCGCGGGTGCAGAGCAACGACTCCCTACGCGATGAGGTGCAGCGCTGCGGCAAGGACAACTCCTGCGTGGTCAAGGTCGGCGCCAAACACGGCCACAAGTTCTCCCCATCACACCTGAGCCGCTGGCAAAAGGAACACTGA
- a CDS encoding glucosamine-6-phosphate deaminase, with protein sequence MARFPCHLQRHSSDTDLCAVLAAHLERHLRSWQGPDPLKPLGLATGRTMEPLYRTLVERLLSWSADELEALRGRWCSFNLDEYLGLSAEDPRGYRAYMTHHLAAPLGLPASAVHLPDSTAADGAAAARRYGEQLSGCGGIGLQLLGLGSNGHVGFNEPPCPPDQHCHEVELTSATRQQNAVLFDGRVEAVPQRAITLGLWEILEAAEIHLVVTGAAKAGILKRLLALSEPDPALPASWLLTHPNVWLWCDAAALA encoded by the coding sequence TTGGCACGGTTTCCCTGTCATCTGCAACGCCATTCCAGTGACACGGATCTCTGCGCTGTGCTGGCGGCCCATCTGGAGCGACATCTGCGCAGTTGGCAGGGGCCGGATCCCTTGAAGCCCTTGGGTCTGGCTACCGGCCGCACGATGGAGCCGCTGTATCGCACCCTGGTCGAACGGCTGCTGTCCTGGTCTGCCGATGAGCTGGAGGCCCTGCGCGGCCGATGGTGCAGTTTCAACCTGGACGAATACCTCGGACTCTCGGCGGAAGATCCCCGGGGCTACCGGGCCTACATGACCCACCACCTGGCTGCACCGTTGGGCTTGCCCGCCTCAGCGGTGCATCTTCCCGACAGCACTGCCGCTGACGGAGCGGCTGCTGCGCGGCGTTACGGCGAGCAGCTCAGCGGTTGTGGGGGCATCGGCCTGCAGCTTCTGGGGCTCGGCAGCAATGGTCATGTGGGTTTCAATGAGCCGCCTTGCCCTCCTGATCAGCACTGCCATGAGGTGGAGCTGACCTCTGCGACCCGGCAGCAGAACGCGGTGCTCTTCGATGGTCGCGTTGAGGCTGTTCCCCAGCGGGCCATCACCCTGGGCCTCTGGGAGATCCTCGAGGCCGCTGAAATTCATCTTGTGGTGACCGGCGCTGCCAAGGCCGGCATCCTCAAGCGGCTGCTGGCTTTAAGCGAGCCGGATCCTGCGCTGCCCGCCAGCTGGCTGCTGACCCATCCAAATGTCTGGCTCTGGTGCGATGCAGCGGCTTTAGCTTGA